A genome region from Dickeya dadantii NCPPB 898 includes the following:
- a CDS encoding ComEA family DNA-binding protein, with product MKKSGIKALCLIVGMSFAGVSTWLHASPAATTPDKTGVAVVKSASPEQKPEKAAKAATDEEEVSINTATAEQLAAALNGVGLKKAQAIVSYREQNGPFTQIEQLQEVPGIGNALIERNQSRLRL from the coding sequence ATGAAAAAATCAGGAATCAAAGCGTTATGTCTGATTGTGGGGATGAGTTTCGCCGGAGTATCAACATGGCTTCATGCTTCGCCGGCTGCAACGACGCCGGATAAAACCGGGGTTGCTGTGGTGAAGTCCGCTTCGCCGGAGCAGAAGCCTGAAAAGGCGGCCAAGGCGGCGACAGATGAAGAAGAAGTGAGTATTAACACCGCAACGGCGGAACAACTGGCCGCGGCGCTCAATGGGGTGGGGCTGAAAAAGGCGCAGGCGATAGTGTCCTATCGTGAACAAAATGGGCCGTTTACCCAGATTGAACAACTGCAGGAAGTGCCGGGAATTGGCAATGCGCTGATCGAACGTAACCAGTCCCGCTTGCGTCTGTAA
- the queC gene encoding 7-cyano-7-deazaguanine synthase QueC, with translation MTSAVVVFSGGQDSTTCLIQALQQYDEVHCVTFDYGQRHRAEIDVAAELAQTLGARAHKVLNVGLLNELAVSSLTRDNIPVPEFDANADGLPSTFVPGRNILFLTLASIYAYQVGADTVITGVCETDFSGYPDCRDEFVKALNQAITRGLARDIRFVTPLMWLNKAETWALADYYQQLDTVKNHTLTCYNGIKGTGCGQCAACHLRAKGLAEYQHNPSAVMASLKHKTGLK, from the coding sequence ATGACAAGCGCAGTTGTAGTTTTCAGCGGTGGCCAGGATTCCACCACCTGCCTGATACAGGCCCTGCAGCAGTATGATGAAGTCCATTGCGTCACATTTGATTACGGGCAACGCCATCGTGCTGAAATCGACGTCGCCGCGGAACTGGCGCAAACGTTGGGAGCCCGAGCGCACAAGGTGCTGAATGTCGGTTTGCTCAACGAGCTGGCGGTCAGTAGTCTGACCCGTGACAATATCCCGGTCCCCGAATTTGATGCCAATGCCGACGGGTTGCCCAGTACCTTTGTTCCCGGTCGAAATATTCTTTTTCTGACTCTGGCCTCGATTTACGCCTATCAGGTGGGAGCTGACACCGTCATTACCGGCGTCTGCGAAACCGACTTTTCCGGCTATCCCGACTGCCGGGACGAATTCGTCAAGGCGTTGAATCAGGCGATAACGCGGGGTCTGGCAAGAGACATTCGCTTTGTCACACCGCTGATGTGGCTCAACAAGGCGGAAACCTGGGCGCTGGCGGACTATTATCAACAGCTTGATACCGTTAAAAACCATACGCTCACTTGCTACAACGGCATTAAAGGAACCGGGTGCGGGCAGTGTGCCGCATGCCACCTGCGGGCAAAAGGGCTGGCGGAATACCAGCATAATCCATCGGCCGTGATGGCTTCCCTGAAGCACAAAACCGGTCTGAAATGA
- a CDS encoding PLP-dependent cysteine synthase family protein, producing the protein MTSTWVRDAVSAIEADFQRSADTHLIRLTLPGYPGIYFYLKDESTHPSGSLKHRLARSLFLYGLCNGWINEGTPIIEASSGSTAVSEAYFARLLGLPFIAVMPACTARRKIEQITFYGGNCHFVEQSGQIYAASEALAKELHGHYMDQFTYAERATDWRGNNNIADSIYRQMEREPFPVPDYLVMSAGTGGTSATLGRYIRYKGLDTQLVVVDPENSVFYDCYRQQDRTLTGKCSSRIEGIGRPRAEPSFIPGVIDDMMKVPDAASIATLYWLEQILGRKVGPSTGTNVWGMLQLAGQMVAEGRRGAIVTLLCDSGERYLDTYYNQDWVRTQIGDITPYLQQLTEGYRVP; encoded by the coding sequence ATGACCAGCACCTGGGTACGCGACGCCGTCAGCGCGATTGAAGCCGATTTTCAACGCTCGGCAGACACTCACCTGATTCGCCTGACCTTGCCGGGCTACCCCGGCATCTACTTTTATCTCAAAGATGAAAGCACGCATCCGAGCGGCAGCCTGAAACATCGCCTTGCCCGCTCGCTGTTTCTGTACGGTCTGTGCAACGGTTGGATTAACGAAGGCACGCCGATTATTGAAGCCTCGTCCGGCAGTACCGCCGTGTCGGAAGCCTATTTCGCCCGTTTGCTGGGGCTGCCGTTTATTGCCGTGATGCCTGCCTGTACCGCCAGACGGAAAATCGAACAGATCACGTTCTATGGCGGGAATTGCCATTTCGTTGAACAATCCGGCCAGATTTACGCCGCCTCCGAAGCGCTGGCCAAAGAACTGCACGGCCACTACATGGATCAGTTTACTTACGCCGAACGCGCCACCGATTGGCGCGGCAACAACAACATCGCAGACAGCATCTACCGGCAAATGGAGCGCGAACCATTCCCGGTGCCGGACTATCTGGTGATGAGCGCCGGCACGGGCGGGACGTCCGCCACGCTGGGGCGTTACATCCGCTATAAAGGTCTGGATACGCAACTGGTGGTGGTAGATCCAGAAAATTCGGTGTTCTACGACTGCTATCGCCAGCAAGATCGTACACTCACCGGGAAATGCAGCAGCCGTATCGAAGGAATTGGCCGCCCGCGCGCCGAACCCTCGTTTATCCCCGGCGTTATCGACGACATGATGAAAGTGCCCGACGCCGCCAGCATCGCCACCCTTTACTGGCTGGAGCAAATTCTGGGACGCAAGGTCGGCCCGTCCACCGGCACTAATGTCTGGGGGATGCTGCAACTGGCCGGGCAGATGGTGGCGGAAGGGCGTCGCGGCGCGATCGTCACGCTGCTGTGCGACAGCGGCGAACGTTATCTCGACACTTACTACAATCAGGATTGGGTACGTACCCAGATTGGCGATATTACCCCTTATCTTCAGCAACTGACTGAAGGATATCGAGTTCCCTGA
- a CDS encoding Lrp/AsnC family transcriptional regulator — protein MLDKTDRMLLSLLQQDCTLSLQALAEAVNLTSTPCWKRLKRLEDDGYIKSRVALLDNEKLGLGLTAFVLLKTQQHNSAWYQEFSHFVSDMPEVLAFYRMAGEYDYLMQVQVADMKSYDAFYKRLVNGIPGLVDVTSSFAMECMKQTTALPLQV, from the coding sequence ATGCTGGATAAAACTGATCGTATGTTGCTGTCATTGCTACAGCAGGATTGTACTCTATCGTTACAGGCGCTGGCCGAGGCGGTGAACCTGACGTCCACCCCTTGCTGGAAACGGCTAAAGCGACTGGAGGATGACGGGTACATTAAGTCCCGCGTCGCTTTGCTGGATAACGAAAAACTGGGATTGGGGCTGACGGCATTTGTACTATTGAAAACCCAACAGCACAACAGCGCCTGGTACCAGGAGTTTTCCCATTTCGTCTCCGATATGCCCGAAGTGCTGGCGTTTTACCGCATGGCGGGAGAATACGACTATCTGATGCAGGTTCAGGTGGCGGATATGAAAAGCTATGACGCATTTTACAAACGGCTGGTCAATGGCATTCCGGGGTTAGTTGATGTCACGTCCAGTTTCGCTATGGAATGCATGAAACAGACAACGGCTTTGCCTTTGCAGGTATAA